In Taeniopygia guttata chromosome 6, bTaeGut7.mat, whole genome shotgun sequence, the genomic stretch ATCTATTAACTTTTGTCTCGCAAGCTATTACTGATCACAAAAATGCTGATATAGTACAATTTGTAATTACTACTTTTGATATAGTATAATATATGCACCATATAGCTTATTAATAAATAGCATTGTAATATAATTTTAGACCATAGCATAATAGAGACTGTGAAgtgttgaaattattttatcatgTAACTAACTCAGAAAATGGTGTAAAATCATTGATTTCCCACATTCAAGGACTATCTTATctgaaagacaagaaaatggaaacagaaatcAGGGCATccaaaaaaagaatttattgaTCCTTGCTATCAGAGAGTGAAAATACAACAAGATAGAATcacaagaaaaaattatattagtTTAATATACAAGAAAGCGTGAAGACAAGTCAAAGGTTAAAACCAAGCAAAAGAACATCTAAACTCAAACAATGTTTGAGTATGTACAAACGCATGAATATGCATATAGGCCTATAACATAACAGTACAATAAGAACATAGTTTAAGTAAACCATATGCAAATAGCCAAGCACCTCAGCACAGGAATTTGCCCCTTAACAAACTtctataaaaattttaaagagtCAGCCATGTTTCAATGAGGGCAATCCACTCACTGCAGGCAGCATCTGTGGCAGGATATATTGCAGAGACTTTTCCCCTGAGCACCCAGGCCAGCGCTGGCACTGGGGATGAACAGGCACTGAGGTGACCCTGAGAGTCAGTGCAAGGCACAGGGTGCAGCTGAGGAAGGACagcgctgtgctgggctcacagctggagctgccactGCCCAGCGTGGACAAGGTCCTTTCTGCAGCCCTGTCACAGGGCAGCCTGGGCCTTGCTGCAGACATACGGCCGCTCGTTTGAGCAGTTCTCACTCCTGAATCTGTTCTCAGCCAGGTATGCACACTGGGAACTGCCAAAGACAGGAAccctgcagggaggagcagagacAGCGCTGGTTCCCAGGTATCTTAGGTTGGAAATAGGGGTATTCTATTCCCATCTCTTAGAGGTGAGGCAGTTCTCTTCTGTTCATTGGGtagtttttctttatctcttccacaaccaatccccctccaggagatctcttctgttcacGGGAAGTGAGTGTCCCTGTATGGCtgataaaattccatcatcccatggggagtTGCTCCACTCAGAGGGAGAAGCCAAGCACTCCTgcctggatacaatctgacctgggaacagcacagcagcctttgtccactgcattcccagaggagcagctttcttcttcACTGAATTCCCAAAGGAAGCCAaggcccatctacaccaccCCTGaaccttcagaggaaaactccacTCTTCTCCAGGATCCCTACTGCAGCAGAACCAGAGCTTGTGCTAcaggagggctgcagccagccaggaATGGGACTGCTGCCAGCACCCCGACCCACAGGGTGTCAAGTCGTATTCTGATCCTGTcagaagtttttttgtttgtctgtactactacatttgtatttttcattttcctagtaaagaactgtaattcctattcccatatctttgcctgagaggcccaaaatttaaaaattataataattcataGGGAGGAggtttatattttccatttcagagaaGGCTCCTGCATTCCTTAGCAAAACACCAGTCTTTTCAAGCCAAGACACCAGGGGAACACTtgtgcccctgtccccccaggccctgcccggctccccgGCACTCACCTGGAGCTGTAGCTGCTGCCGTCCCCCCAGTACAGGCGCTCGCCCCGTCTGCACAGCCCGATCCAGTAATCCACGTTCCCGCGGAGGCGGAAGAGCAAATCCTGCCCAGGAGAGAGGAGTGGGAGCTGCCCCGGCCCCTCGGGGGGACacgggcccggggctgcccccgcACGCCGGGGCTCCTTCCCTGCAAGGCCCCGGCACAGggctgcacccccagccctaCGAGCACCCAGCCCGGCCCAGGAGCACCCCCAGGCTCCCCTCAGCCACCCCACACCGCCCGCAGCCCCTCACTCACCATGGCCTCATCCTTGAGAATGGCCAGGGAGGCCCCGAGCTCGGAGCACCGTTCCTgagcctgctcccagctcctggaatCCCTTGACAAGTAGTAGCAGACCCCATTGGACCCAACCCAGCCATGGGGACAGCCCAGAACCAACTGCGCAGTCGCAGGTGTGACTGGAACCTGTGGTGCTGGagggggaagaggagaaggTCTGAGGATTcccctctgcagggagcagggaccccGCTCTGCCCCGAGGGGCTGGGCCCAGCCTGCTGCCCCTCCCTTACCTGACTGCACAGCCAAGGCCACCCCCAaagccagcaccagcaccaggagcagcagaatcAGCACCGCCGTGAGCACGGGACGGGAGCTGAACCATTCACCTGGAGCAGGaaagagctgctggctgccagaGCCAGACCCGGCCCTGCAATCTGCTCACCCCGTGCCCAGGGAGCACAGGAGGGACCCCTCAGCCACTGTGCCCCTCACTCAGCTGGCAGCCAGAGAGCCaagagctgggcacaggcagggacacagctgtggggacagccagggacacagctgtggggacagccagggacacagctgtggggacaggctgcagcaggagacCTGCACAGCcttgggggcagctggggctctTGGTtccagacactgctggggcccAGCAGAGCACGAGGCCTCTTCCAGACATCGGGAAACAGCCACacacctgccagccctggccctgggAGGTGACACTGTCCCCTCCGTAAAGGCCACAGGGGTGGCCCTGCACTCACCCAGGAATGTTCTGAGGTTCCTTTTCAGTACATTGCCAATTGCTGTTCCATTCCCCATTGGTGCCTTCTGCAGCTCATGAACAGAGCAGAATTCACTCTCCTCCAGCTCACAGCCCTCAACTCTCTGCCTGGAGCACACAGCACCTTATTCCCGAGACATCAGGAGTGCTGACAAAGCCTCTCGGAGATCGCCTCGGGAACAGCTTTACACCCTGAAAGGGACACGATGCGAGGTCACTGCTGGTCCCGGCCCCGCGGCACACCGAGGCTCAGCAGGGCGGTGCCGGCTCTGGCTGCGCTGTCCCCGCTCCCAGAGCTGCGGCAGCAGCTGCGGAGACAAGCGCAGCCTCCGGGAGCTCTGCgctccccgcagccccggcccctgtggctctgcagccgCTGCAGCCCAGCTCCGGGCGGCACAGCCGCTCTGGCTACCTACCTGTGACCGTGAAGcggctcctggcacagagggcagCGCCGAGAAGCCtcggcccggagcgggcagcgtGCGGCGCTTTCTGCCCCCGCTCGGCGCCCGCAGCGCTTCGGGCTCTGAGGCACGTTCAGCTTCATCCCGCGGCAGCCCCGAGCCGGGCACGGACACCTCCCGCCCGAGCAGCGGCCCCAGCCCGCAGCGAGCCCCGAGCTGGGGCACGACCGACCGCGGGTCCCACCTGGGCCGGagccgcctccgagctccgccgccgccgctccgcaGTGACACGAACCCGCTGCTCCCTGACCGAGCTCCGCTCCGCTCTCACACCGGGGCCGtggccccgccgccgccatttGTAGCCGAAGCGGTGTGGGCGGGGCTTTGAGCGTTTTGACCAATCAGAGTGGGGAAAGCAGTCGGGGGCGTGAGGCGCGGGGGAGGTCACGACCCGTGTTTTAATCGCTTCTCGTAAATCGGGTAATAGCGAGAACTGCTCGCCGAtggagcaatttttttttgtgtctcaAAACACTGGACAAATGCAGGAAtttcctgggcagggctgcGGCTGGCCGGGTGCCGGTACGTGCAAAGCCACTCTgtttctctcctcctgcccctgggCAGGCACAGAACACAGCAGGGAAGGCTCGAGGGTCGGGAAAAGGCCggggagagatcactcaccgGTCACCGCAATAAGAGACACGGCTGGGGGAATTATTGGAATTTATTATTGAACACATCACGGCAGGAGCAcgagagctggagcagcaggggtTCCAGCCTCGGCAGCAGCACTTTGCCCTCGGCCTCTCGCAGCTGCCCCAGGGGGATAAAGGATCCCCCGGGCCCCGAGCAGCGGCTCTGCCCCACCATGGggatgtgtccccagcccacGCTCCGGGCCGGGCTCGGAGGGCGGAGCAGGCGCTGAGCTGCTCCATGGAGCTTCCAGCCCCGCCGGCtgcggcggcgcggccccggcagTGCCGGGCGTCCGGCGGCATCGCTCGGTGCTGGCGGCGTTTGCAGCGCCGAGGGATGGGCTGAGTCCGGCCCGGCAGCGCCAGCCCAGCGCTACCGACCTGTTTCAGTTTCTAAATGAATTAAAAGCCAAGGGCAAACTACCTCTCGTGGCCAGTTCAAAGCCTCGAGTCAAACGGAGAACGGAGGTTCCCTCTTGATTTACAGCCCTCAATGATGCCTAAGGAGAGTGTCCCCTCCATTAAATCTGCAATAAAAAGTGACAAATCAAGGGGGATTTTCCTCAATTTAGCCTCCTAAAATGAGGAGAAATGCAGCTTCCCTGTCCAATTCCCCTCAACAAAGACCATTCAGGGGCTTTTGGACTTCTTTCTCATCTCTGAAGGTCCCTTCAAATGGAGGGTCCCCCTCGATGGAACTCTTACAATGGCACATAAAGAGGTTTCCTCTTAAAGGAAGCCCTTTAAGACCAGGGACAGCCGTGTTTGCCTTCAATTGGAACCTGAAGATGATGAAACTGCAGCGCTTTCCCTCAATTCAAACTGCACCGTAAAGGTTTTCTCCTTccatttaaacataaaaaacatGGGAAATGTTGATTGCCTGCCTAGGGAGCCACCCAAAATAACGAAAaaggtgtgttttctttcaacTGAGACCCTTCAAATCATAGGTGCATGGAGATTCTCTCCAGTTGaaacaaaattacagaaaagcttttcccccTCAATTTAAATCGCTTTTCTGCTCATAACCCCCCTTatttgggggcactggggaggcactgggggcacttcccctcctccctggtcacacctggggctgctgcaccTTGCAGAGTGCTGAGgagttccctcccagttccctgcCCGTGTCCCATTCCTGGCAAGCAGCGGGAGGGATGCTGAGAGCACTGGGCAGGAACTGGGAGCGCTGTTCCTTCCCAGAGCTCCTGacatccctcccagtgctccttCTTGTTCACTGCCGCTGCTGCCActctccctcccagctccctcctggcaTTCCCTGTGCTCCCGGTTCCCTCCCAGTGTTCCAGGATCTcttccagtgctcccagtggcAAAGCACTGGGGGCACTGCGTGGTCTGCTCCTGAAGAGGCGAGACCTGAGCTGTTGGGAGGGACATCCCCGCTGGAAGGTGCCAGGAGCGGCGGTGCCCGCAGGGCTGGCCCGGGAGCGCCGGGCTGCGGAGAATTCTCTGCTGTGCCGCCGGCCTGGAGCCGCAGGGCCGGCGGAGCACGCAGGCAGCTCGGCAGCTGCTTGGGCTGCTGTGCCAAGGGCGCAAGCTGgtctttgcttttgcttgccAAGAAGGCAaaacttcttccttctttctcccttttttatttttcccctctctcttgTTATAGATGGATAATGAGATGATTTGCTCTCGCAATTAAGGGATGACTATTGTGTGAATATTAAGAGAAGCTTTATTGATGTATAGTTGTGGTTTTGTAGTTTAGCTGTCCTCTGTTCTCCCCATAGCTCCCTTTCCCCCTGTGTATTGTTGCCATCAGACAGCCTGGGGTGTCTAGCACAGGTAGAAAGAAGGGCACAAGTGCCCCTGGCATGGGGCAGCTGGGAATGGAAAAGCTTGGTGCTGGGGGGGCATGGcaacacctgacctccaatCCAGCTACAAGAAAGCAATCTCCACCGATAAACGGCAAAGAAGAGCTGCCTGACAGACTTTGGGAGGGACCAGGGTTGGCTGATGCCCCACCAGGGATGTAAAAGACCGAGCATCCATCTTGAAGAGGAGCTGGCCACGTGGTTTCCACGAGGGCGGTTCCCAGCACTGCAATTTTTTCGTTATCTAGTCcttttgttgcatttttgttaaggtttaaATAAcccttttaaattttcaaaatgagCAGTTgtctttcactttcttttttttctttctttcttttctttcttttccttctttcctccttgTCTCGCTAACTGGGGAGTTGTGTTGGAAGCGCCTGTCTATCCT encodes the following:
- the LOC105759353 gene encoding C-type lectin domain family 2 member B isoform X2, which encodes MENKTAISNVLKRNLRRFLGEWFSSRPVLTAVLILLLLVLVLALGVALAVQSAPQVPVTPATAQLVLGCPHGWVGSNGVCYYLSRDSRSWEQAQERCSELGASLAILKDEAMDLLFRLRGNVDYWIGLCRRGERLYWGDGSSYSSRVPVFGSSQCAYLAENRFRSENCSNERPYVCSKAQAAL
- the LOC105759353 gene encoding C-type lectin domain family 2 member B isoform X1 translates to MAAAGPRPRCESGAELGQGAAGSCHCGAAAAELGGGSGPGEWFSSRPVLTAVLILLLLVLVLALGVALAVQSAPQVPVTPATAQLVLGCPHGWVGSNGVCYYLSRDSRSWEQAQERCSELGASLAILKDEAMDLLFRLRGNVDYWIGLCRRGERLYWGDGSSYSSRVPVFGSSQCAYLAENRFRSENCSNERPYVCSKAQAAL
- the LOC105759353 gene encoding C-type lectin domain family 2 member B isoform X3, with protein sequence MGNGTAIGNVLKRNLRTFLGEWFSSRPVLTAVLILLLLVLVLALGVALAVQSAPQVPVTPATAQLVLGCPHGWVGSNGVCYYLSRDSRSWEQAQERCSELGASLAILKDEAMDLLFRLRGNVDYWIGLCRRGERLYWGDGSSYSSRVPVFGSSQCAYLAENRFRSENCSNERPYVCSKAQAAL